Proteins from a genomic interval of Sphingobacterium lactis:
- the ruvC gene encoding crossover junction endodeoxyribonuclease RuvC, with protein sequence MQKEPAKERIILGIDPGTVVLGYGVLKEVNKKITLLTLGVVKMGHLDDHGLKLQRIFKKVNALITEYKPDAVALEAPFYGKNIQVMLKLGRAQGVAMAAALNYDIPIFEYAPRKIKQSVTGSGNASKEQVAAMLQNLLNFKETPEFLDATDGLAVAVCHAFQQNLSPSGKSYSGWEAFVKDNQKRIR encoded by the coding sequence ATGCAAAAAGAACCAGCTAAGGAGCGGATTATTTTAGGGATTGACCCAGGTACGGTGGTGCTGGGGTATGGTGTTTTGAAGGAAGTCAACAAGAAAATAACCTTACTTACTTTGGGCGTAGTCAAGATGGGCCATTTGGATGACCACGGACTTAAATTGCAACGTATATTCAAGAAAGTCAACGCTTTAATCACGGAATACAAACCGGATGCCGTTGCTTTGGAGGCACCGTTTTATGGGAAGAACATCCAAGTTATGCTGAAGTTGGGGCGAGCACAAGGGGTGGCGATGGCTGCAGCGCTGAACTACGATATTCCTATCTTCGAATATGCGCCAAGGAAAATAAAACAATCGGTCACAGGAAGTGGTAACGCCAGTAAGGAACAGGTGGCGGCCATGCTGCAAAACCTGTTGAACTTTAAAGAAACTCCTGAATTCCTGGATGCGACCGATGGGTTGGCCGTAGCCGTCTGTCATGCCTTCCAGCAGAATCTGAGTCCTTCCGGCAAATCCTATTCCGGATGGGAGGCCTTTGTTAAGGACAACCAGAAGCGAATCCGTTAA
- a CDS encoding DUF2089 family protein has translation MKFPLHCPACNHDMTVVKLYCDHCQTEVSGKFGLPLFLKLEPDEQDFIMQFLLDSGSLKEMANKMGKSYPTVRNKLDELIEKIKSL, from the coding sequence ATGAAATTTCCCTTGCATTGTCCTGCATGTAACCACGATATGACCGTGGTGAAATTATATTGTGATCACTGCCAAACGGAAGTATCGGGTAAGTTTGGTCTTCCCTTGTTTTTGAAATTGGAACCTGATGAGCAGGATTTCATTATGCAATTCCTTCTGGACTCAGGAAGTTTGAAGGAGATGGCCAATAAAATGGGGAAAAGTTACCCCACTGTTCGGAACAAATTGGATGAATTGATTGAAAAGATAAAAAGTTTATAA
- a CDS encoding lysylphosphatidylglycerol synthase domain-containing protein, with product MLSKNPLTKTQRKYLNLLIKIGIVALAMWFVVDKVNNQKNLREFQHLVGQIDPFTIRTVLVVVVLMMFLNWFLEVVKWRFLSRRIEKLGLWTAVKSVFCGLTWAIFTPNRIGEYGGRVMLLKPENRASGAVAMGVGLFAQLVLTSVFGALSIAWFVTKFIDTPTSVDFGIWLLAIIYALAFLVLYFNVSWVDYLVGRIKFLRKIKPFFAVLEDFTVKELAYVLWLSACRFAIFTSQYIILMLVILPELPLVSMVLMIFIMFFIQSAVPSLDIFDFSVRSFVASNLYAYITTQEIAVMAIVSLVWFVNLIFPAIIGAFFVFNVNYISDSKS from the coding sequence GTGCTTTCTAAAAATCCATTGACAAAGACACAACGAAAATATCTCAATCTCTTGATCAAAATCGGCATCGTCGCCTTGGCGATGTGGTTCGTGGTGGATAAGGTCAACAATCAGAAGAACCTGCGGGAATTTCAGCACTTGGTGGGCCAGATCGATCCGTTCACCATTCGGACGGTATTGGTGGTGGTTGTGCTGATGATGTTTCTCAATTGGTTCCTGGAGGTGGTTAAATGGCGCTTTTTAAGCCGTCGGATTGAGAAATTGGGATTGTGGACCGCTGTTAAATCGGTTTTTTGTGGGCTTACCTGGGCGATTTTTACGCCGAACCGGATCGGTGAATATGGCGGTCGCGTCATGTTATTAAAGCCGGAGAATAGGGCATCGGGTGCTGTCGCTATGGGGGTTGGGCTATTTGCCCAATTGGTGCTGACCAGTGTGTTCGGCGCTTTGAGTATCGCTTGGTTTGTGACAAAATTTATCGATACACCGACTTCGGTCGATTTTGGTATCTGGTTGCTGGCCATTATCTATGCTTTGGCTTTTCTGGTACTTTACTTCAATGTGTCCTGGGTGGATTACTTGGTCGGCAGGATTAAATTTCTACGGAAGATCAAGCCTTTTTTTGCCGTACTGGAGGATTTCACCGTAAAGGAACTGGCCTATGTCCTTTGGCTGTCAGCTTGTAGGTTCGCCATTTTTACCTCCCAATACATTATCCTGATGTTGGTCATCTTGCCGGAGTTGCCGCTTGTTTCCATGGTGCTGATGATCTTTATTATGTTTTTCATCCAATCGGCAGTGCCTTCCTTGGATATTTTTGATTTTAGTGTCCGTAGTTTTGTGGCAAGCAATCTTTATGCTTACATTACAACCCAGGAAATTGCGGTTATGGCCATTGTGTCCTTAGTTTGGTTTGTCAATCTGATATTCCCGGCTATTATTGGGGCCTTTTTTGTATTTAACGTGAATTACATCAGTGATAGTAAATCTTAG
- a CDS encoding lysophospholipid acyltransferase family protein: MRKLLGFILTPIFYICFAVALLLFHPIQWLCLKLGGYSAHKRSVDMLNGILVACNYILFNRTHFIDNKNIPTGRPIVFVANHQSTYDIPPLIYFMRRFHGKFISKIELMTAGIPSISFNLKHGGAANIDRKDPKQSIAEILTLANNMKKNNWSAFIFPEGTRTKTGKMKNFSIGGIATLLKKNPDALVVPIAINGSYKMVQWGAFPLRPFTSMSWEVLDPIDTTGLNVEEIVKKAEDMIRLKVKEENL; the protein is encoded by the coding sequence ATGAGAAAATTACTGGGATTTATCCTTACGCCTATATTCTACATCTGTTTTGCAGTAGCACTTTTGTTATTCCACCCCATTCAATGGTTGTGCTTAAAATTAGGTGGTTACAGTGCGCATAAAAGAAGTGTGGATATGCTGAACGGTATATTGGTTGCCTGCAACTATATCCTTTTCAATCGTACGCATTTTATAGACAACAAGAACATCCCAACTGGGCGACCGATCGTTTTCGTAGCGAATCACCAGAGCACCTACGATATTCCGCCGTTGATTTATTTTATGCGCAGGTTCCACGGGAAATTCATTTCGAAAATCGAATTGATGACGGCCGGTATCCCGAGTATTTCCTTTAACCTGAAGCATGGGGGTGCAGCCAATATTGACCGCAAAGATCCCAAGCAATCCATTGCGGAGATTTTGACCCTGGCCAATAACATGAAGAAAAACAATTGGTCGGCGTTTATATTTCCGGAAGGAACACGCACAAAAACAGGGAAGATGAAGAATTTCTCCATTGGCGGCATCGCTACTTTATTGAAGAAAAATCCGGATGCCTTGGTTGTTCCCATTGCCATCAATGGTTCCTATAAAATGGTTCAATGGGGAGCTTTTCCTCTTCGTCCATTTACGTCCATGAGCTGGGAGGTACTGGACCCTATAGATACTACGGGCCTGAATGTGGAAGAAATCGTGAAAAAAGCAGAGGATATGATCCGACTGAAGGTAAAGGAAGAAAACCTATAG
- a CDS encoding M20 family metallo-hydrolase translates to MTNIDQLAEESIGLLSQLIRIPSFSREEERTADAIANFLQQDGIPTQRVGNNIIAYNHFFDEGKPTILLNSHHDTVKPNPGYTKDPFDPIQNDGKLFGLGSNDAGGCLVSLIATFRYYYNREDLDFNLCLLASAEEEVSGKGGVEAAFPELRPCSFAIVGEPTLLNLAVAEKGLMVLDCEAIGVSGHAAREEGDNAIYKAMEDIQWFRTFAFPRQSEFLGPVKMSVTMIEAGSQHNVVPASCKFVVDVRTTDVYSNLEVLDMIKEHVSSHVVARSTRLNPSSIAVDHPIVQSGIALGKSMYGSPTMSDQALLPIPSIKVGPGDSARSHTADEFIHLEELHEGVRFYIDLLGDHFKI, encoded by the coding sequence ATGACTAATATCGACCAGCTTGCCGAAGAGAGCATTGGGCTCCTTTCCCAATTGATTCGAATTCCATCGTTCAGTCGGGAAGAGGAGCGGACGGCGGATGCCATCGCCAACTTCCTTCAGCAAGATGGAATACCCACACAGCGCGTAGGCAACAACATCATTGCCTACAATCATTTTTTTGATGAAGGTAAGCCAACCATACTGTTGAATTCCCATCACGACACGGTAAAACCCAATCCGGGATATACCAAGGACCCATTTGATCCTATCCAAAACGATGGTAAGCTATTCGGCTTGGGAAGTAATGATGCGGGTGGGTGTCTGGTTTCGCTAATTGCAACATTCCGGTATTATTACAACCGAGAAGACCTGGATTTTAACCTGTGCCTGTTAGCTTCGGCGGAGGAGGAGGTTTCCGGTAAGGGTGGTGTCGAAGCCGCTTTTCCAGAACTGCGTCCCTGTTCTTTCGCCATCGTTGGTGAACCGACCTTGTTGAATCTCGCTGTTGCGGAAAAGGGATTGATGGTCTTGGATTGTGAAGCCATAGGTGTTTCGGGGCATGCAGCTCGCGAAGAGGGGGATAATGCGATATATAAGGCCATGGAAGATATCCAGTGGTTCCGCACCTTTGCCTTCCCACGGCAGTCCGAATTCCTGGGGCCTGTAAAAATGAGTGTCACCATGATCGAAGCCGGTTCTCAGCACAACGTTGTTCCGGCAAGTTGCAAATTTGTGGTCGATGTGCGGACAACGGATGTGTATTCCAATTTGGAAGTGCTGGATATGATCAAGGAACATGTTAGTTCGCATGTTGTAGCGCGTTCTACCCGGTTGAATCCATCTTCCATAGCTGTCGATCATCCCATCGTCCAATCAGGAATTGCGCTCGGAAAGTCCATGTATGGCAGTCCGACCATGAGCGACCAGGCATTATTGCCCATCCCGTCCATCAAAGTAGGGCCAGGGGATTCCGCACGATCCCATACTGCAGATGAATTTATCCATTTGGAGGAACTTCATGAAGGAGTGCGGTTTTATATCGACCTTTTGGGGGATCATTTTAAAATTTAA
- the argB gene encoding acetylglutamate kinase has product MSVLNIIKIGGNVIDNPDQLEVFLEKFSALPGRKILVHGGGKIATRIASDMGIEAKMVEGRRITDAAMLDVVTMVYAGLTNKNIVAALQKNNCNAIGLCGADANVIKAVRRPVKEIDYGFVGDILADSIDPLAIKKLLEAEFIPVFSAITHNGNGQLLNTNADTIASSLAVALSKLYEVSLIYCFDKNGVLLDVNDDQSVIETIRSSEFERLRDSKTIHDGMIPKLFNAFDAISKGVSNVYIGHANNLHLFQQRKFGTCLIA; this is encoded by the coding sequence ATGTCTGTATTAAATATTATTAAGATTGGTGGGAATGTAATTGATAACCCCGACCAACTTGAAGTATTCCTGGAGAAATTTTCTGCGCTGCCAGGGCGCAAGATATTGGTCCATGGTGGCGGTAAGATCGCTACCCGGATCGCATCGGATATGGGGATCGAGGCCAAGATGGTGGAGGGTCGTCGGATCACGGACGCCGCTATGTTGGATGTGGTCACCATGGTCTATGCCGGACTGACCAACAAGAACATTGTTGCGGCTTTGCAGAAGAACAATTGCAATGCCATTGGTCTCTGTGGCGCGGATGCGAATGTGATCAAGGCGGTGAGACGCCCTGTCAAGGAAATTGATTACGGTTTCGTAGGGGATATCCTGGCAGACTCCATAGATCCATTGGCCATCAAAAAACTTTTGGAAGCGGAGTTCATTCCGGTTTTTTCAGCAATTACCCACAACGGTAACGGACAATTGCTGAATACCAACGCCGATACTATAGCTTCCTCCTTGGCCGTTGCTCTGTCTAAACTATATGAGGTCTCCCTCATCTATTGTTTCGATAAAAACGGTGTTTTATTGGATGTCAATGATGACCAATCGGTGATAGAAACGATCCGATCGTCGGAATTTGAGCGCCTTCGGGATAGCAAGACGATCCATGATGGCATGATCCCAAAATTGTTCAACGCATTCGACGCTATTTCAAAAGGCGTCAGTAATGTGTATATTGGTCATGCTAACAATCTGCACCTGTTCCAGCAGCGTAAGTTTGGAACCTGTCTGATTGCCTAA
- the proC gene encoding pyrroline-5-carboxylate reductase: protein MNKITIIGGGNIGLSLAKGLLKSNYCQANEITITRRNLSSLAEEKELGFRISDSNPDAIEGADFVVLAILPQQIRKVMDELAPVLKPSQTVISVVSGVSCQDIKTVLGADKVVVRAMPNTAIAIGQSMTCIATDDAPEEKVKEVSIIFESVGAVVVINEDLMTSATALCACGIAFFLRSIRAASQGGVEIGFHAHDALKMAIQTAKGAADLLLQMESHPESEIDKVTSPKGCTIAGLNEMEHNGFSSAFIKGIKLSAKKAGGLYND from the coding sequence ATGAACAAGATAACCATTATCGGAGGTGGCAATATTGGCCTTTCCCTAGCAAAGGGATTATTGAAGTCCAACTATTGCCAAGCAAATGAAATTACGATCACGCGCCGCAACCTGTCTTCCCTAGCGGAAGAAAAGGAGCTCGGCTTTCGCATCAGTGACTCAAACCCTGATGCGATTGAAGGCGCCGATTTTGTTGTATTAGCGATTCTGCCACAACAAATCAGGAAGGTTATGGACGAGTTGGCACCTGTGCTGAAGCCATCGCAGACCGTAATTTCCGTTGTTTCCGGTGTATCTTGCCAAGATATCAAAACGGTCCTTGGCGCTGACAAGGTGGTGGTTCGGGCGATGCCCAATACGGCCATTGCCATCGGACAGTCCATGACCTGTATCGCTACGGACGATGCACCAGAAGAAAAGGTGAAGGAAGTATCCATTATCTTCGAATCCGTAGGTGCTGTCGTGGTTATCAATGAGGACCTGATGACATCAGCTACGGCCTTGTGTGCCTGTGGCATTGCGTTTTTTCTACGCAGTATCCGTGCGGCATCGCAGGGTGGTGTCGAAATTGGTTTCCATGCCCATGATGCCCTAAAGATGGCCATCCAGACGGCGAAGGGCGCAGCAGATCTGTTGCTGCAGATGGAAAGCCATCCGGAAAGCGAAATCGATAAAGTGACATCACCTAAAGGCTGCACCATTGCCGGTCTCAATGAAATGGAGCACAACGGATTCAGTTCGGCCTTTATCAAGGGCATTAAACTATCCGCCAAGAAAGCCGGAGGCCTGTACAATGACTAA
- a CDS encoding Lrp/AsnC ligand binding domain-containing protein, whose amino-acid sequence MEKNYTNYDLDKLDVQILSILMEDASIPYTEIAKKLIVSGGTIHVRMKKMEEMGIIRGSNLIINPQKIGFDITAFLGIYLEKGSQYADAVEQLKQVKEVVELHYCTGQYSMFAKIICKDTSHLRKVLNEDIQGLKGIQRTETIISLEESIKRQITL is encoded by the coding sequence ATGGAAAAAAACTACACAAATTACGATTTAGACAAGCTTGACGTTCAAATTTTATCCATTTTAATGGAAGATGCATCGATTCCATATACAGAAATAGCAAAAAAACTTATTGTTTCTGGCGGAACTATTCATGTTCGCATGAAAAAAATGGAAGAAATGGGAATAATTCGCGGCTCAAACCTAATAATCAACCCACAGAAGATTGGATTTGACATTACAGCGTTCCTTGGAATCTATTTGGAGAAGGGTTCGCAGTATGCAGATGCTGTAGAACAGTTGAAACAGGTGAAGGAAGTTGTGGAATTGCACTATTGCACGGGTCAGTACAGTATGTTCGCTAAAATTATCTGTAAGGACACTTCTCATTTAAGAAAAGTATTGAACGAGGATATCCAAGGACTGAAAGGAATCCAACGTACCGAAACCATTATCTCACTGGAAGAAAGCATTAAAAGACAGATTACCTTATAA
- a CDS encoding glycosyltransferase family 2 protein, with amino-acid sequence MTIIYVVLVLYMRNGWMRLPYFQPNPSYPLAKVTVIIAARNEEANIGRTLDCIVGQEFPRELLEVIVVDDHSTDETGNVVKGYADRGVHLITLNEGNKLNSYKKFAINKAIHASTGEIIVTTDADCRMGPRWLMNVVQYMQSQQKVMVSSPVCYDEEKSYFERLQTLEFLYLIGLGAAGIGNGNPTTCNGANLAYRKDLFFEMGGFNGIDQLASGDDELLLHKVAEKYADKIGFCKSKDAVVYTDAKENLKAFLNQRKRWASKSTKYKDKKVVVLGVCIWLFNLSLLVSVVLLLLGFTEARTLVIESLLMKMLVELAFLYPIVSFVDRKSLLWNLPLLTVIHSLYLVYIGIVGNIGKYDWKGRTVK; translated from the coding sequence ATGACCATAATCTATGTGGTCCTGGTGCTGTATATGCGAAATGGGTGGATGCGTCTGCCGTATTTTCAACCGAATCCGAGTTATCCCTTGGCTAAGGTCACGGTTATTATTGCTGCCAGAAATGAGGAAGCCAACATTGGTCGGACCCTGGACTGCATCGTAGGGCAGGAGTTCCCACGGGAGCTTTTGGAAGTGATTGTCGTTGATGATCATTCCACGGATGAAACTGGTAACGTCGTAAAAGGCTATGCTGACCGCGGGGTCCATCTGATTACCCTGAATGAAGGCAACAAATTGAACTCTTATAAGAAGTTTGCCATCAATAAGGCAATTCATGCTTCAACAGGTGAAATTATTGTTACTACAGATGCAGATTGTAGGATGGGGCCGAGGTGGTTAATGAATGTAGTGCAGTATATGCAATCCCAACAGAAGGTCATGGTTTCCTCGCCAGTGTGTTATGATGAGGAAAAATCATATTTTGAAAGGTTGCAAACCTTGGAATTCCTGTACCTGATCGGTTTGGGTGCGGCCGGGATTGGTAATGGTAACCCAACCACCTGTAATGGCGCCAATCTAGCCTATCGGAAGGATTTATTCTTTGAAATGGGTGGATTCAATGGGATTGATCAGTTGGCTTCAGGCGATGATGAGCTTCTGCTGCACAAAGTTGCCGAGAAGTATGCCGATAAGATCGGATTCTGTAAATCCAAGGACGCGGTAGTCTATACCGATGCCAAGGAAAATTTAAAGGCCTTCCTGAACCAAAGGAAAAGGTGGGCTTCCAAAAGTACCAAGTATAAGGATAAGAAGGTTGTTGTTCTGGGTGTTTGTATCTGGCTGTTCAACCTGTCGCTATTGGTCAGTGTCGTGTTGCTGCTCTTGGGTTTTACCGAGGCAAGGACGTTGGTCATCGAATCGCTTTTGATGAAGATGCTTGTGGAGTTGGCCTTTCTTTACCCAATCGTCAGCTTTGTGGACAGAAAATCCCTGTTGTGGAACTTACCACTGCTTACGGTAATCCATTCCCTCTACCTTGTTTATATCGGGATTGTCGGCAATATCGGCAAGTACGATTGGAAGGGGAGAACGGTCAAATAG
- a CDS encoding acetylornithine carbamoyltransferase encodes MKKFFSVADVDNLKEIVSEALSLKAAPHGNSELGKHRMLGLVFLNPSLRTRLSTQKAAINLGMDVMVMNMDKDGWALETRDGVVMNGTTVEHIREAAAVMGEYCDILGLRSFPTLKDKEADYSEDLFNKFIKFCGVPVISLESATRHPLQSLTDLITITEHKQKDKPKVVLAWAPHVKALPQAVPNSFSEWMCRAQEEGLVDFTIAQPAGYELSEEFSKGAHITTNLDEALADADFVYVKNWSSFKEYGEVYPVAENWLLDNEKLKLTNDAKVMHCLPVRRDLELSSEILDGPNSLVIKEASNRVWAAQVVLKRMLEELKG; translated from the coding sequence TTTCGGTAGCCGACGTAGATAATTTAAAAGAAATTGTATCCGAAGCCTTGTCGCTCAAAGCAGCGCCACACGGTAATTCGGAATTGGGTAAGCACCGCATGTTGGGTCTGGTGTTCCTGAACCCGAGCCTCCGCACGCGTTTAAGCACGCAGAAGGCCGCCATTAACCTGGGCATGGATGTTATGGTCATGAACATGGATAAGGACGGATGGGCGCTTGAAACGCGCGATGGCGTGGTCATGAACGGTACCACCGTAGAACATATCCGTGAAGCTGCAGCCGTGATGGGCGAATATTGCGATATCTTGGGCTTGCGGTCTTTTCCTACCCTGAAAGATAAGGAAGCAGATTATTCCGAAGACCTGTTCAACAAATTCATCAAGTTTTGCGGAGTTCCGGTTATTTCCCTGGAAAGTGCGACCCGTCACCCCCTGCAATCTCTGACCGATCTGATCACCATTACAGAACACAAACAAAAAGACAAGCCAAAAGTGGTTTTGGCATGGGCACCCCATGTTAAAGCCTTGCCGCAGGCTGTTCCCAATTCCTTTTCGGAATGGATGTGCCGTGCACAGGAAGAAGGATTGGTGGATTTTACGATCGCCCAGCCAGCAGGCTATGAACTGAGTGAAGAGTTCAGCAAAGGAGCGCATATCACCACGAACCTGGATGAAGCCTTGGCAGATGCCGATTTCGTCTATGTGAAAAACTGGTCCTCCTTTAAGGAGTACGGTGAGGTCTATCCAGTGGCTGAAAATTGGCTGTTGGATAACGAGAAGTTAAAATTAACGAACGATGCCAAGGTGATGCACTGTCTTCCGGTACGTCGCGACTTGGAGCTTTCCTCGGAGATCCTTGACGGTCCGAATTCCTTGGTGATCAAGGAAGCCAGCAATCGCGTATGGGCCGCTCAGGTGGTATTGAAAAGAATGTTAGAAGAACTGAAGGGATAA
- a CDS encoding alpha/beta hydrolase family protein, whose protein sequence is MKNYFILLLVLCSCRMTVAQSFEGSWKGSLVVSAMELPLIFEFKYNGVWEGTMQSPMQSNAKIPLSRIENRGDSIFVELKQAGLSYKGKLNQDRNAIEGTFQQRTLKAPMVLTRLSAAQAEAAGTFKRSQRVKPPYSYDTLNVNFENTIDKVTLAGTMTSPKEKGRYPAVVLVTGSGPQDRNSTALGHEPFKVLADYLTKQGIIVLRYDDRGIAQSTGKYQTATTGDFGKDALAGLQFLRKQAKVDPNKVGIVGHSEGGLISLILAGQHVAGLDFIVSLNGPAIRIDSLMIMQAEAVERSMGRTLTPAMKEKVLRNYEIAKSDLTTEKAFQAIMSNMKVIEGSQNVAFADEIGVLVTPWYRHFLKIDPVQFIKKIKVPVFASFGGKDIQVIAVPNMESMTDNLPKGTKSEIKIYPDLNHMNQHANTGAVAEYAEIEETISPELMEDVANWIKGLK, encoded by the coding sequence ATGAAAAATTATTTTATCCTTTTATTGGTTTTGTGCTCCTGTAGGATGACTGTTGCGCAGTCTTTCGAAGGCAGTTGGAAAGGTAGTCTGGTGGTATCCGCAATGGAACTTCCCCTTATTTTTGAGTTTAAGTACAATGGAGTATGGGAAGGTACTATGCAGAGTCCGATGCAATCCAATGCGAAAATCCCTTTGAGCCGAATCGAGAATCGTGGCGATTCTATTTTTGTTGAGCTTAAACAGGCCGGACTTTCGTATAAAGGCAAATTAAACCAGGATAGAAATGCAATTGAAGGGACTTTCCAACAGCGGACCCTGAAAGCACCCATGGTGTTGACACGCTTGAGCGCTGCACAGGCGGAAGCTGCCGGCACCTTCAAACGATCACAACGGGTCAAACCACCTTATAGCTATGATACCCTGAATGTAAACTTCGAAAATACCATCGATAAGGTCACGCTTGCCGGCACAATGACGTCTCCTAAAGAGAAAGGACGATACCCTGCCGTGGTGCTGGTGACCGGATCCGGTCCGCAGGATCGCAATTCCACTGCATTGGGGCATGAACCCTTTAAAGTGCTGGCGGATTACCTGACCAAACAGGGCATCATCGTGCTGCGTTATGACGACCGCGGCATTGCCCAATCTACTGGCAAGTACCAAACCGCCACAACTGGCGATTTCGGAAAGGATGCCCTTGCGGGACTTCAGTTCCTGCGCAAGCAGGCGAAAGTGGACCCGAATAAAGTAGGCATTGTCGGCCATAGTGAAGGTGGACTGATTTCCTTGATCTTGGCTGGACAGCATGTCGCTGGATTGGATTTTATCGTTTCCCTGAATGGACCCGCCATTCGCATTGATTCCTTGATGATCATGCAGGCGGAAGCTGTGGAGCGCTCCATGGGGAGGACGCTAACCCCAGCGATGAAGGAAAAGGTACTCCGGAATTATGAAATTGCCAAGAGTGACCTGACCACTGAAAAAGCATTCCAAGCGATCATGTCCAATATGAAAGTGATAGAAGGAAGTCAGAATGTTGCCTTTGCCGATGAAATCGGCGTGCTGGTCACACCTTGGTACCGCCACTTCCTCAAAATCGATCCCGTACAGTTCATCAAGAAAATTAAGGTGCCGGTCTTTGCTTCATTTGGGGGTAAAGATATACAGGTGATCGCCGTACCGAATATGGAAAGCATGACAGATAACCTGCCAAAGGGGACAAAGAGTGAAATCAAGATCTATCCAGACCTGAACCACATGAACCAA